A section of the Oncorhynchus keta strain PuntledgeMale-10-30-2019 chromosome 15, Oket_V2, whole genome shotgun sequence genome encodes:
- the LOC118394392 gene encoding uncharacterized protein LOC118394392 isoform X3 produces MSRNYMSKYDEMRKGDYMWSNNKEYKAVFQEDGNFVIYGWRQMWSSDTAGQRDAYRLCMQDDSNFVMYKRDNKIMWQTKSQAQGFKMCRMYLRNDGNLVVEKDGEEMWNSSSSKGHKQ; encoded by the exons ATGAGCAGGAACTACATGTCCAAGTATGATGAGATGCGTAAGGGAGACTACATGTGGTCCAATAACAAGGAATACAAGGCAGTTTTCCAG GAGGACGGAAACTTTGTCATCTATGGCTGGAGGCAGATGTGGTCCTCTGACACCGCGGGACAGCGCGACGCCTACCGCCTGTGCATGCAAGATGACAGCAACTTTGTCATGTACAAGAGGGATAACAAGATTATGTGGCAAACCAAGAGCCAGGCTCAAGGGTTCAAGATGTGCCGCATGTACCTGCGTAACGACGGCAACCTGGTCGTTGAGAAGGACGGAGAAGAAATGTGGAACTCTTCTTCCTCCAAGGGTCACAAGCAGTAA
- the LOC118394392 gene encoding uncharacterized protein LOC118394392 isoform X5 has translation MSRNYMSKYDEMRKGDYMWSNNKEYKAVFQEDGNFVIYGWRQMWSSDTAGQRDAYRLCMQDDSNFVMYKRDNKIMWQTKSQAQGFKMCRMYLRNDGNLVVEKDGEEMWNSSSSKGHKQ, from the exons ATGAGCAGGAACTACATGTCCAAGTATGATGAGATGCGTAAGGGAGACTACATGTGGTCCAATAACAAGGAATACAAGGCAGTTTTCCAG GAGGACGGAAACTTTGTCATCTATGGCTGGAGGCAGATGTGGTCCTCTGACACCGCGGGACAGCGCGATGCCTACCGCCTGTGCATGCAAGATGACAGCAACTTTGTCATGTACAAGAGGGATAACAAGATTATGTGGCAAACCAAGAGCCAGGCTCAAGGGTTCAAGATGTGCCGCATGTACCTGCGTAACGACGGCAACCTGGTCGTTGAGAAGGACGGAGAAGAAATGTGGAACTCTTCTTCCTCCAAGGGTCACAAGCAGTAA